The following DNA comes from Candidatus Methylacidiphilum fumarolicum.
GAGTTTCTTATTTTTTGAAGAATATTAGAAAAAAATTAATAATTTTATTTTTATATAAACTTTTTTACAAAATCTATTGATAAAATTTATTGACTTTTATTTTAAAAAAAAAAATTATATTATCATGGAAAATGATAATGACTTTATTTTTCAGAAAATCCAGGGAGCAGATACAGTAGAACTCAATCCGAATCACTTACTGACGCTCTTAAAAGTCATACGAGAAAAAAGTGTTACACGGGTAGCGGAGCTCTTAAATCTTGGCCAACCAGCGATTTCTGCTAGGCTTCGGCAACTTAATATGGCTGTCGGCGAGCCTTTATACCGTAGAAAAGGGCATGAAGTGGTTCTTACTCCTGCTGGCGAAGGGTTAATGGTATTTGCCGTTGCCCTTGAAGAGAATATGAAAAAAGCCGAAGGATATATCCGAAGGTTAAGAGGATTGTACGCTGGTACCTTGCGTATTGGGGCTACGGTGACTGCGTCTAATTATTATATTCCACTTTCTTTGGTAGAATTTCAAAAAAAGTTCCCAGGTATTCGTATTTCTGTTGAAACTGCGCCAACGCATGAGCTTTTCCGTAGAATGAGTGATTTGGATTTGGGTTTTGTAGAAGATCCTATTGAGGAGGAAGTCCCTGAGACTTTTCAAATTAAAAGATGGTGGAAGGATCAGATTGTGTTGATTTACTGGAAGGATCATCCAAAGGCGGACCGGTGGAAAAATGGGGTAATGCTAGAAGAACTGATTGATTATCCAATTATATGGAGGGAACCTGAATCGGGAGTAAGGAAAACGATTGAAAGAGAAATAGAAAAAAAGGGATTACGATTTAAGTTGTGTTTTGAAGTTAGCGGAGCGGATGCGGTAAAGGAAGCGGTCAGAGCAAAGATGGGTATTGGATTTGTAGCTCGGCGTGTACTTGAACATAGCAATTCAGATCTTCTCTTTAGTGAGATCAATCCTCCACACGGAGTAGAATGGTGGATAAACATCATTGAGCCTAACGACAAAATGAAAAGTCGTGCCACTCAAGCGCTTGTGGATCTTTGCATGAAGATGTCCAATAGGATTTCTGAAACTTCCGAGCAGAAAACGAAGAATCATTCACTAAAAAATGCTGTTGGCAAGACTGCTTAAATGCTAAATAGTAGGATGTGAAAGATACTCCTCTAAAAGTTGAGCGTGGATGGCATGGGAGAGCAGCTCTTTCGAATCCCTCAAACCGATTTGATTCGCTCAAGTTAGTCTGGGAAGAGGAATATACAGTAGGTCGGAAGGTACAAAAGACCCTCTTTTATGAAGATCCCACTTCTGAAATTTTATCGTATAACAAAAGCCCAGACTTAGGATTTGAAATTAGCCTTAATCCGTATAGAGGCTGTGAACATGGCTGCATTTATTGTTATGCACGACCGACTCATGAGTATTTGGGTTTTTCTCTAGGGGTAGATTTTGAAAGCAGGATCCTTGTTAAAACACAAGCCCCATTGCTATTGGAAAAAACTCTGCGCTCTCCTAAATGGAAGCCAAGAGTGGTTATGGTCAGTGGGGTCACCGATTGTTATCAACCTTGCGAGGCCCATTTTAAGTTAACCCGAAGTTGCCTAGAGATATTTCTTAAATATCACAATCCAGTCACTCTCATCTCTAAAAGTAGGCTTGTGTGCAGAGATCTGGACATACTGAAAGCTTTAGCAAAAGAAAATCTTCTAAGTGTTTTTCTTTCTATAACAACTCTTGATCCAAAATTAGCAGCTATACTGGAGCCGCGAGCAAGCTCTCCTGCTTTGAGACTTGAAACAATCTCCTCTCTGGCTGCCGCGGGCATCCCCGTGGGGGTAATGGTTGCACCGATTATTCCCGGATTAAATGACTTTGAAATGCCTAAGATTTTGAAGTCAGCTTCCGAAGCTGGAGCTTCCTATGCCGGCTATTCCCTATTGAGGTTGCCATGGGGGGTGCGTGATCTCTTTTTGGAGTGGCTTGCTTACCATTATCCTGAAAAAAAGGAAAAAATCCTCTGTCGAATCAAAGAGTTTAGAGAAGGCAAGCTAACAGATAGCCATTTTGGAACAAGGTTTTCTGGGAGCGGTAAAATAGCCGCTGAATTTAGCCAATGGTTTAGTTGTTTTTTACGCAAAAATAGATTGAACGAAAAACCCATGGCCATTCAACAGCAAAAGCCTGATGCAGAGATGGATTTATTTGAATCCTTATAATTTGCTGTTCCTAAAAACCTACTTGGAGACTTGCTTAGGCCTGTCCCAAGTTCGTTCTCTTCGCCTTGTTTTGGACTGGGATCCTCTGGGATTGCCAAGACCGTTACGTTCTTTGGGGAAGCGGGATAGAATTAGCCTGACCTCTTAACTATCTCCCTCATACGTAAGAAAATTCTTTTTCTTGTAGTTTAGTCCGCTATATTCAAGCCCTCAGTTGTTCGGCGACCGTTTTGCCAGACAAAACCTTTCCAGCGCTTCCCGCTGATTCTTGAGAACCTCCTTTTGCATGGCGCTGAAGACTTTTGTGTAGACGTATGTACGGCGTTCTCATCACATTTTGGCCGATCATACACAGAGAGTCCTTGTGGGGGTATCCCGCCAGTTTGTCTGGGTCCGTTTAGCGAGCAATACTCCTTCCCACTGCCTTGCGCTACTGCCTGCTTAGGCTCCGACTGATCAGTGCGCCCAACTCCTTCGGCAAATAGATGTTCGCCATGCCTCTTTATGACTAGATGGGCATGGCAATAGCAATAACTATCCTTTATTCCGTCTGGTTACCACCACCAACCTGGACCCCAGCCCCATCCCCAGCCCCAGCCAGGGCCCCAACCCCAACCCCAGCCTGGACCCCAGAAATAGCCTGGAGGATAATAATATCCTGGATAATAATAGGATTCTGACCAAAGATGAATCTGAGTGGCTTCAATGACTGGATAGTTATACGATCTTTTACCGATCACTCCTGGCTGTACGCCACGAACTTTCCCTACAACGGTAATGGCTCTATCTTTGCTGTAGATGGAAGGATCGAGAAATTTGGATGTAGCTACTAGGAATCTTCCCCCACTACGATCTGTGTCCAGAGGCCTATCAGAGGAACTATC
Coding sequences within:
- a CDS encoding LysR family transcriptional regulator, whose amino-acid sequence is MENDNDFIFQKIQGADTVELNPNHLLTLLKVIREKSVTRVAELLNLGQPAISARLRQLNMAVGEPLYRRKGHEVVLTPAGEGLMVFAVALEENMKKAEGYIRRLRGLYAGTLRIGATVTASNYYIPLSLVEFQKKFPGIRISVETAPTHELFRRMSDLDLGFVEDPIEEEVPETFQIKRWWKDQIVLIYWKDHPKADRWKNGVMLEELIDYPIIWREPESGVRKTIEREIEKKGLRFKLCFEVSGADAVKEAVRAKMGIGFVARRVLEHSNSDLLFSEINPPHGVEWWINIIEPNDKMKSRATQALVDLCMKMSNRISETSEQKTKNHSLKNAVGKTA
- a CDS encoding Slp family lipoprotein, which encodes MKYLKFLIFFPIAFLISCSPFSSTVKKETRGQPSFSQLLRNPQAYKGRVVMFGGTIAQTKNMKNITLIEVIQKPLDSSSDRPLDTDRSGGRFLVATSKFLDPSIYSKDRAITVVGKVRGVQPGVIGKRSYNYPVIEATQIHLWSESYYYPGYYYPPGYFWGPGWGWGWGPGWGWGWGWGPGWWW
- a CDS encoding PA0069 family radical SAM protein, whose translation is MKDTPLKVERGWHGRAALSNPSNRFDSLKLVWEEEYTVGRKVQKTLFYEDPTSEILSYNKSPDLGFEISLNPYRGCEHGCIYCYARPTHEYLGFSLGVDFESRILVKTQAPLLLEKTLRSPKWKPRVVMVSGVTDCYQPCEAHFKLTRSCLEIFLKYHNPVTLISKSRLVCRDLDILKALAKENLLSVFLSITTLDPKLAAILEPRASSPALRLETISSLAAAGIPVGVMVAPIIPGLNDFEMPKILKSASEAGASYAGYSLLRLPWGVRDLFLEWLAYHYPEKKEKILCRIKEFREGKLTDSHFGTRFSGSGKIAAEFSQWFSCFLRKNRLNEKPMAIQQQKPDAEMDLFESL